A single window of Nocardia sp. NBC_01327 DNA harbors:
- a CDS encoding cation:dicarboxylate symporter family transporter: MSTTALDTAPDSEARPPRWRRVLTNTTFQVLVAAVAAAIFGMVAPAAASNMQPVAQAFIALIQMLIAPIVFLVTVTGIVATGGLKAVGRIAVRALVYFEIVTTLGMLIGLLAVDLLRPGAGVARPGHASGDISNYVKGDAANTSFGAFLADVVPDNAVNAFATGHIIQVLIFAVLFAIALLRLPMGVTTPILDACTKLTEVFFRMIRMIMLLAPVGTFGAVAATVGKYGPETLTALMRLVAVSALALAFFVIVVLGSVARLARFSLLRLIGTLRRELLVVLGTSSSEAVLPQLMQRLEDAGCRRSVVGLVVPTGFSFNLDGVAVVVPICVVFIGQVYGIPLSAGDQLGLFLVFLVLSKGTAGISGSAFITLANTVAATALVPVAGLALVLSVDRFLSLIRALTNVLGNAVATVVVARWEPDGLDPVRAADALGYRPKNVQGV; this comes from the coding sequence ATGAGCACTACCGCACTCGATACCGCGCCGGACTCCGAGGCCCGGCCGCCGCGCTGGCGCAGAGTCCTCACCAATACCACCTTCCAGGTGCTCGTCGCGGCTGTCGCGGCGGCAATTTTCGGGATGGTCGCGCCGGCTGCGGCGTCGAATATGCAGCCGGTGGCCCAGGCGTTCATCGCTCTGATCCAGATGCTGATCGCGCCGATCGTGTTCCTGGTGACCGTCACCGGGATCGTCGCGACCGGTGGCCTGAAGGCGGTGGGCCGGATCGCGGTGCGCGCCCTGGTGTATTTCGAGATCGTCACCACCCTGGGCATGCTGATCGGCCTGCTGGCGGTCGATCTGCTCCGGCCCGGTGCGGGCGTTGCGCGTCCGGGCCACGCATCCGGTGATATCTCGAACTATGTGAAGGGGGATGCGGCGAACACCTCGTTCGGCGCATTCCTCGCGGATGTGGTGCCGGACAATGCCGTCAATGCCTTTGCGACGGGGCACATCATTCAGGTGCTCATCTTCGCGGTGCTCTTCGCCATCGCGCTGCTGCGACTGCCGATGGGCGTCACCACACCGATTCTGGACGCCTGCACCAAACTGACCGAGGTGTTCTTCCGGATGATCCGGATGATCATGCTGCTCGCACCCGTCGGCACCTTCGGTGCGGTGGCGGCCACGGTCGGCAAGTACGGCCCGGAGACCCTGACGGCTCTGATGCGGCTGGTGGCCGTTTCCGCGCTGGCCCTCGCGTTCTTCGTGATCGTGGTACTGGGTTCGGTCGCGCGGCTGGCGCGGTTCTCCCTGCTGCGCCTGATCGGCACCCTGCGCCGGGAGCTACTGGTGGTGCTCGGCACCTCCTCGTCGGAAGCCGTACTGCCGCAATTGATGCAGCGGCTGGAGGACGCCGGCTGCCGCCGCAGCGTGGTGGGCCTGGTGGTGCCTACCGGGTTCTCCTTCAACCTCGACGGCGTCGCGGTGGTGGTGCCGATCTGTGTGGTGTTCATCGGGCAGGTGTACGGCATTCCGTTGAGTGCCGGTGATCAGCTGGGCCTGTTCCTGGTCTTCCTGGTGCTGTCCAAAGGCACTGCGGGGATCAGCGGTTCGGCCTTCATCACCCTCGCCAATACCGTGGCGGCCACCGCGCTGGTGCCCGTCGCCGGGCTGGCGCTGGTGTTGTCGGTGGACCGATTCCTTTCTCTCATCAGGGCTTTGACCAATGTGCTCGGCAATGCGGTGGCCACCGTGGTCGTCGCGCGCTGGGAGCCGGACGGGCTGGATCCCGTGCGCGCGGCTGACGCCCTCGGATATCGCCCGAAAAACGTTCAAGGAGTATAG
- a CDS encoding mandelate racemase/muconate lactonizing enzyme family protein — MPRIVAIHEGTVAISSSMSNAFIDFSAMDCSIVAVVSDVLRDGKPVVGYGFNSNGRYSAGEILRRRVIPRLLRAAPEELETEDGAFIDPARAWNLMTRNEKPGGHGERSVAVGVIDMALFDLNAKLAGLPLYRWLVRHYGLGEPDADVFVYAAGGYYAPGKEPAQLQEEMRGFLEQGYDVVKMKIGGASLADDVKRVEAVLEVLGGDGSRLAVDANGRFDLDTALAYGRALEPFGLRWYEEPGDPLDFALHATLSERYPGPLATGENLFSHQDARNLLRYAGMRPDRDYLQFDPVLGYGLVEYLRIQDMLRAHGWSARRCIPHGGHQFSLHIAAALRLGGNESYPGEFQPTGGFADHALIEHSRLRLTDSPGIGFEDKSELYRVFRALHP, encoded by the coding sequence ATGCCTCGTATCGTCGCTATTCACGAAGGCACCGTGGCGATCAGCTCGTCCATGAGCAATGCCTTCATCGATTTCAGCGCCATGGACTGCTCCATCGTCGCGGTGGTCAGTGACGTCCTGCGGGACGGAAAACCGGTGGTGGGCTACGGCTTCAACTCCAACGGCCGCTACAGCGCGGGGGAGATCCTGCGCCGCAGGGTGATTCCGCGACTCCTGCGCGCCGCACCGGAGGAGCTGGAGACCGAGGACGGCGCCTTCATCGATCCCGCGCGCGCCTGGAACCTCATGACGCGCAATGAGAAACCGGGCGGCCACGGCGAACGCTCGGTGGCCGTCGGCGTGATCGATATGGCGCTGTTCGATCTGAATGCCAAGCTGGCCGGGCTGCCGCTGTATCGATGGCTGGTCCGCCACTACGGGCTCGGCGAGCCCGATGCGGATGTATTCGTCTATGCCGCAGGCGGTTACTACGCGCCGGGCAAGGAGCCGGCGCAGCTGCAGGAGGAGATGCGGGGCTTCCTGGAGCAGGGCTACGACGTGGTCAAGATGAAGATCGGCGGTGCGTCGCTGGCCGATGACGTCAAGCGGGTCGAGGCCGTGCTGGAGGTGCTCGGCGGTGACGGCTCCCGGCTGGCCGTGGACGCCAACGGCCGCTTCGACCTCGATACCGCGCTGGCCTACGGGCGGGCGCTCGAGCCCTTCGGCCTGCGCTGGTACGAGGAACCGGGTGATCCGCTCGATTTCGCCCTGCACGCGACCCTGTCCGAGCGGTATCCCGGGCCGCTGGCCACCGGCGAGAACCTCTTCTCGCACCAGGATGCGCGCAATCTGCTCCGATACGCGGGCATGCGCCCGGACCGCGACTACCTGCAGTTCGATCCGGTACTCGGCTACGGGCTGGTGGAGTACCTGCGCATTCAAGACATGCTGCGCGCCCACGGCTGGTCCGCCCGCCGCTGCATTCCACACGGTGGCCATCAGTTCTCGCTGCACATCGCCGCTGCCCTGCGACTAGGGGGCAACGAGTCCTATCCGGGGGAGTTCCAGCCCACCGGCGGCTTCGCCGATCACGCGCTCATCGAGCACAGCCGACTCCGCCTCACCGACAGCCCAGGCATCGGCTTCGAAGACAAATCCGAGCTCTACCGCGTCTTCCGAGCCCTGCACCCCTGA
- a CDS encoding MFS transporter has product MTVSMASRESGRATTSGLSQRGRIAALVAICLAELLVVLDNTLVNVALPSMAVQLQADMSGLQWIVDAFTLAFSGLLLAMGHLGDRFGRRRFMVVGLAGVAVMSAAGALSSGLGQVIAARAGMGVFAAVVFPATLALLINIFTEPRQRAAAVAAWTAMAGMAVAIGPTIGGWLLEYFSWHSVFWINVPVALIAIAAVLLTVPESRADHVARLDRIGIVLSLVGVTALVWSIIEAPKHGWLSAQSLAGYLLSIITLAVFVGWELRVATPVLNMRLFRNRRFALPSLAITVSYFAAFGFLFLITQYFQGVKELTPLEFGIHSLPFAVAVGFGAPIATMMAQRFGTTAMVVSGLLILAVAMYIAGRTTVDTEYVGPVVVSMILMGLGFAVVQGPATESIMGSVPLDEAGAGSAVNDTTREVGGALGVAVLGSIMTSIYAAHVSGRIAGIPAQIMNPQQKELASNTPISVLEIVKTPVNPLLAPAKADLIHAMKVAALEGSQVASYVAVGTLVVAAIVVALALPWRAERLPSVLLGWRENDTAAADPADAASDPAAAESDPAAAESDQVGAVADSISRS; this is encoded by the coding sequence ATGACGGTGTCAATGGCGAGCCGGGAATCCGGCCGGGCGACAACATCGGGGTTGAGTCAGCGGGGGCGGATCGCCGCTCTGGTGGCGATCTGCCTCGCGGAACTACTTGTGGTGCTGGACAACACGCTGGTGAATGTGGCCCTGCCGTCCATGGCGGTGCAGCTGCAGGCCGATATGAGCGGCCTGCAGTGGATTGTGGACGCATTCACGCTGGCCTTCTCGGGACTGCTGCTCGCCATGGGTCACCTCGGCGACCGGTTCGGGCGGCGGCGGTTCATGGTCGTCGGCCTGGCCGGTGTGGCGGTCATGTCGGCGGCGGGCGCGCTCTCCTCCGGGCTCGGGCAGGTCATTGCCGCCCGCGCGGGCATGGGCGTCTTCGCGGCGGTCGTCTTCCCGGCGACCCTGGCCCTGCTGATCAATATCTTCACCGAGCCGCGCCAGCGCGCCGCCGCGGTCGCGGCGTGGACGGCCATGGCCGGTATGGCCGTCGCCATCGGGCCGACCATCGGCGGCTGGCTGCTGGAGTACTTCTCCTGGCATTCGGTGTTCTGGATCAATGTCCCGGTGGCGCTCATCGCCATTGCGGCAGTGCTGCTCACGGTTCCGGAATCACGTGCCGATCATGTGGCGCGGCTGGACCGCATCGGCATCGTGCTGTCGCTGGTGGGTGTGACCGCACTGGTCTGGTCGATCATCGAGGCGCCCAAGCACGGCTGGCTATCGGCGCAAAGCCTTGCGGGATACCTGCTTTCGATCATCACCCTGGCGGTGTTCGTGGGCTGGGAGCTGCGGGTGGCGACGCCGGTGCTGAATATGCGGCTGTTCCGCAACCGCCGGTTCGCGCTGCCCTCGCTGGCGATCACCGTCTCCTACTTCGCCGCCTTCGGCTTCCTGTTCCTGATCACCCAGTACTTCCAGGGCGTGAAGGAGCTGACGCCGCTCGAATTCGGCATCCACTCACTGCCTTTCGCGGTGGCGGTGGGATTCGGCGCGCCGATCGCGACCATGATGGCGCAGCGGTTCGGCACCACGGCCATGGTGGTGAGCGGGTTGCTCATTCTCGCGGTGGCCATGTACATCGCCGGGCGCACCACGGTCGACACCGAGTACGTGGGACCGGTGGTCGTATCCATGATTCTGATGGGCCTGGGCTTCGCGGTGGTGCAGGGTCCGGCGACCGAATCCATCATGGGCTCCGTGCCTTTGGACGAGGCGGGCGCGGGTTCGGCGGTCAACGACACCACGCGTGAGGTGGGTGGCGCGCTGGGCGTCGCCGTGCTGGGTTCGATCATGACGTCGATCTATGCCGCGCACGTGAGCGGCCGGATCGCCGGGATTCCCGCGCAGATCATGAATCCGCAGCAGAAGGAATTGGCGAGCAATACGCCGATCAGCGTGCTGGAGATCGTGAAGACACCGGTGAATCCGCTACTGGCCCCGGCGAAAGCGGATCTCATCCACGCCATGAAGGTCGCCGCGCTGGAAGGCTCGCAGGTCGCCTCCTATGTCGCGGTGGGCACCCTGGTGGTGGCCGCGATCGTGGTGGCGCTGGCACTGCCGTGGCGAGCCGAACGACTCCCGTCGGTACTGCTGGGCTGGCGCGAGAACGATACCGCGGCAGCCGATCCGGCCGACGCGGCGTCCGATCCGGCAGCTGCGGAGTCCGATCCGGCAGCTGCGGAGTCCGATCAGGTTGGCGCAGTGGCGGATTCGATCAGCCGGTCGTGA
- the phoU gene encoding phosphate signaling complex protein PhoU yields the protein MRVIYNEQMAELADLLGGMAGLAGSAMERATNSLLNADLELAEQVITEYDRIAEMIQLAEEKAFALLALQAPVAGDLRQVVSAIQIVSDVNRMGVLSLHVAKMTRRRFPNHAVPAAVNSYFAEMGRIAVKMGATAKEVLETRDPDRAAKLTDDDEAMDDLRKHLFTLIMDRDWQFGVAAAVDVALLGRYYERFADHAVEIGRRVVFLVTGVLPPDPDSEKESI from the coding sequence ATGCGTGTCATCTACAACGAACAAATGGCCGAGCTCGCCGATCTGCTCGGCGGCATGGCCGGGCTCGCCGGATCGGCTATGGAGCGTGCGACCAATTCGCTGCTCAATGCTGATCTCGAGCTCGCGGAGCAGGTGATCACCGAGTACGACCGCATCGCCGAGATGATCCAGCTGGCCGAAGAGAAGGCCTTCGCACTGCTGGCGCTGCAGGCTCCCGTTGCCGGCGATTTGCGCCAGGTGGTCAGCGCGATCCAGATCGTCTCCGATGTGAATCGCATGGGTGTGCTCTCGCTGCACGTGGCCAAGATGACGCGGCGGCGCTTCCCCAATCACGCCGTCCCCGCGGCCGTGAACAGCTACTTCGCCGAGATGGGCCGCATCGCGGTCAAGATGGGCGCCACCGCCAAAGAGGTGCTGGAGACCCGCGATCCCGATCGCGCGGCCAAGCTCACCGATGACGACGAGGCGATGGACGATCTGCGCAAGCATCTGTTCACGCTGATCATGGACCGCGACTGGCAGTTCGGCGTCGCCGCGGCCGTGGATGTCGCGCTGCTGGGCCGCTACTACGAGCGCTTCGCCGACCACGCGGTGGAGATCGGCCGCCGCGTCGTCTTCCTCGTCACGGGTGTGCTTCCGCCCGACCCGGATTCGGAGAAGGAAAGCATCTGA
- a CDS encoding LCP family protein, with translation MGDDRYGRTPRPGGRAPWERYPADADDDRPPASRRSRHTDNPDPESAPISVQDLVERVDSERKTRRRRRDDETPETGGRPAQSGADAAGTRRPAPPEAAGARRPAAPEAPGPGPKRAAPPNHFSPSISRHSNEGAGAQRTVPPESLNANGSQRTDPTADPITEELPPPPVATPPRAKRPKPIRVTAQVESPADYPTTALPTADPAATPPPATALPAPVGAKPLSRLAAGRMRKHRRLRLAGRAALAMFAVIAMLITGGGWSYLRAKDNNFQQVSALEPDSPDVVDADGQTGDENFLIVGTDTRAGANSQLGAGTEDDAEGARSDTVMLVNIPANRARVVAVSFPRDLDVSRPVCEGWNNDKAAYTGENFPSAIGDKLNATYALGGPKCLTKVITKLSGLKINHFVGIDFSGFESMVDVVGGVEVCTTKPLVDDILGTVLTTPGKQIINGSTALDYVRARHVQGEERSDYDRINRQQRFLSSLLRSALSSKVLFDPGKLNGFIDAFAQHSFMDHVSTKDLLMLGQSMKKVDAGAITFLTAPTAGTTSYGNEIPRESDIKAIFTAIIDDQPLPGEKKPDPVTTTSVAPVAAPKLMAVDPSTVSLQVSNGSGVAGVASTAATKLANQGFQIYSTGNYADGTSPKTTVRYSTGHEAAAATVASSIPGATLEPASGLGSIVEVVLGTDYAGTVHAPTAFGQPLPDMPADAGGASAAPVTLPSDLEHVNAADDTCK, from the coding sequence GTGGGTGACGATCGGTACGGGCGTACGCCACGGCCCGGAGGTCGCGCCCCGTGGGAGCGCTATCCCGCGGACGCCGACGATGATCGACCGCCTGCCTCCCGCCGATCCCGGCACACCGATAATCCCGATCCGGAATCCGCGCCCATCTCGGTGCAGGATCTGGTCGAACGCGTGGACAGCGAACGCAAGACCCGGCGCCGCCGCCGCGATGACGAGACGCCGGAGACCGGCGGGCGCCCAGCACAATCCGGCGCCGACGCCGCCGGTACCCGCCGCCCGGCCCCGCCCGAGGCCGCCGGTGCACGACGACCGGCAGCGCCCGAGGCGCCCGGCCCGGGACCGAAGCGGGCGGCACCGCCGAATCACTTCTCCCCCAGCATTTCCCGGCACTCGAACGAGGGCGCCGGTGCACAGCGCACCGTGCCGCCGGAGTCGTTGAACGCCAACGGATCCCAGCGCACCGATCCGACAGCCGATCCGATCACCGAGGAGCTACCCCCACCCCCGGTCGCGACGCCGCCGCGGGCCAAGCGCCCCAAGCCGATTCGCGTCACCGCACAGGTCGAATCGCCCGCCGACTATCCGACCACCGCGCTGCCGACCGCCGACCCAGCGGCCACACCGCCGCCGGCCACCGCACTACCGGCCCCGGTCGGCGCAAAACCGTTGTCCCGCTTGGCCGCCGGGCGCATGCGCAAACATCGGCGGCTGCGGCTGGCCGGTCGCGCCGCGCTCGCCATGTTCGCGGTCATCGCCATGCTCATCACCGGCGGCGGCTGGAGTTACCTGCGCGCCAAGGACAACAACTTCCAGCAGGTGTCCGCGCTCGAACCCGATTCCCCCGATGTGGTCGACGCCGACGGCCAGACCGGTGACGAGAACTTCCTCATCGTCGGCACCGATACCCGCGCCGGCGCCAACTCCCAACTCGGCGCGGGCACCGAGGACGATGCCGAGGGCGCCCGGTCCGACACCGTCATGCTGGTGAACATTCCGGCCAACCGGGCGCGCGTGGTCGCCGTATCGTTCCCGCGCGATCTCGATGTCAGCCGTCCGGTCTGCGAAGGCTGGAACAATGACAAGGCCGCCTACACCGGTGAGAACTTCCCGTCCGCCATCGGCGACAAACTCAATGCCACCTATGCGCTCGGCGGGCCGAAATGCCTGACCAAGGTGATCACCAAACTCTCCGGGCTCAAGATCAACCACTTTGTCGGCATCGACTTCTCGGGTTTCGAATCCATGGTGGACGTGGTCGGCGGCGTCGAGGTCTGCACCACCAAACCGCTCGTCGACGACATTCTCGGCACGGTGCTCACCACCCCGGGCAAGCAGATCATCAACGGCTCCACGGCTCTGGACTATGTGCGCGCCCGGCACGTGCAGGGTGAGGAACGCAGCGACTACGACCGCATCAACCGGCAGCAGCGCTTCCTGTCCTCACTGCTGCGCAGTGCGCTCTCCAGCAAGGTGCTCTTCGATCCGGGCAAGCTGAACGGCTTCATCGACGCCTTCGCCCAGCACTCGTTCATGGACCATGTGAGCACCAAGGATCTGCTCATGCTCGGGCAATCCATGAAGAAGGTGGATGCCGGAGCCATCACCTTCCTGACCGCGCCCACCGCGGGAACCACGTCCTACGGCAATGAGATTCCGCGCGAATCCGATATCAAGGCCATCTTCACCGCCATCATCGACGACCAGCCGCTGCCCGGTGAGAAGAAGCCCGATCCGGTCACCACCACGTCGGTGGCGCCGGTCGCCGCGCCGAAGCTGATGGCCGTCGATCCGAGCACGGTCTCACTGCAGGTCTCCAACGGTTCGGGCGTCGCGGGCGTCGCCTCCACCGCCGCAACCAAACTCGCGAATCAGGGCTTCCAGATCTACAGCACCGGCAATTACGCCGACGGCACCTCACCCAAGACCACCGTCCGCTACTCCACCGGACACGAGGCCGCGGCGGCCACCGTCGCCAGCTCCATCCCGGGCGCCACCCTGGAACCGGCGAGCGGTCTGGGCAGCATTGTCGAGGTGGTGCTCGGCACCGATTACGCGGGCACCGTGCACGCGCCGACCGCCTTCGGCCAGCCGCTGCCCGATATGCCGGCCGATGCCGGCGGCGCCAGTGCGGCACCGGTCACACTGCCCTCGGACCTGGAGCATGTGAACGCGGCGGACGACACCTGCAAGTAG
- the dusB gene encoding tRNA dihydrouridine synthase DusB — protein sequence MDAVTTSLEASRTALRIGPYPVDPPVVLAPMAGITNVAFRTLCREFGSATSIYVCEMITARAVVERNEKTLHMMSFGPDESPRSMQLYAVDPKTVGEAVRIIVGEGWADHIDLNLGCPVPKVTRLGGGAALPYKRQLFRDIVKAMVSAAEPAGVPITFKFRIGIDDEHHTYLDTGRIAEGEGAAAVALHARTAAQRYSGEADWSAIARLKETITSIPVLGNGDIFSAADGVRMMAETGCDGVVVGRGCLGRPWLFAELQAALRGEPLPEAPNLGRVGEILRRHTELLVAHDGEDKAMRDIRKHMAWYLMGFPIGGDLRRSFATVSSMDRLIELIGQLDPTVPFPKDAEGPRGRQGSPGKVALPEGWLDDPEDPTVPCAADVMHSGG from the coding sequence ATGGATGCCGTGACAACGTCGCTCGAAGCCTCCCGGACCGCGCTGCGGATCGGACCGTACCCGGTCGATCCGCCCGTCGTGCTGGCTCCGATGGCCGGTATCACCAATGTCGCCTTCCGCACCCTGTGCCGCGAATTCGGCAGTGCCACCTCGATCTACGTGTGCGAGATGATCACCGCCCGCGCCGTGGTGGAGCGCAATGAGAAGACGCTGCACATGATGTCGTTCGGGCCGGACGAGAGCCCGCGCTCCATGCAGCTCTACGCCGTGGACCCGAAGACCGTCGGCGAGGCCGTGCGCATCATCGTCGGCGAGGGCTGGGCCGACCACATCGACCTCAACCTCGGCTGCCCGGTCCCCAAGGTGACCCGGCTCGGCGGCGGCGCGGCCCTGCCCTACAAGCGGCAGCTCTTCCGCGACATCGTCAAGGCCATGGTCTCCGCGGCCGAACCCGCCGGGGTGCCGATCACCTTCAAATTCCGCATCGGCATCGACGACGAGCACCACACCTACCTCGACACCGGGCGCATTGCCGAGGGTGAGGGCGCGGCCGCCGTCGCCCTGCACGCCCGCACCGCCGCCCAGCGCTACTCCGGCGAGGCCGACTGGAGCGCCATCGCGCGGCTCAAGGAAACCATCACCAGCATTCCGGTGCTGGGCAACGGCGATATCTTCAGCGCCGCCGACGGGGTGCGCATGATGGCCGAGACCGGCTGCGACGGCGTCGTGGTCGGACGCGGATGCCTCGGCCGCCCTTGGCTTTTCGCCGAACTGCAGGCCGCACTGCGCGGTGAGCCGCTGCCCGAGGCGCCGAATCTGGGCCGGGTCGGCGAGATTCTGCGGCGGCATACCGAACTGCTCGTCGCGCACGACGGCGAGGACAAGGCCATGCGCGATATCCGCAAGCACATGGCCTGGTACCTGATGGGCTTCCCGATCGGCGGGGACCTGCGGCGCAGTTTCGCCACCGTCAGCAGCATGGACCGGCTCATCGAACTGATCGGGCAGCTCGACCCCACCGTGCCGTTCCCGAAGGATGCCGAGGGCCCGCGCGGACGCCAGGGCTCGCCCGGCAAGGTCGCCCTGCCCGAGGGCTGGCTCGACGATCCCGAGGATCCCACCGTGCCCTGCGCCGCCGACGTAATGCACAGCGGCGGCTGA
- a CDS encoding acyl-ACP desaturase translates to MAKDLTQLELLAELEPVAAENVNRHLSLAKEWHPHDYVPWDEGRNFAEMGGVDWDPSQSRLSELAKAAMITNLLTEDNLPSYHREIAENFSQDGAWGTWVGRWTAEENRHGIAIRDYLVVTRGVDPVALEQARMIHMTNGFASPAEVSEIDAGFLYSVAYVTFQELATRVAHRNTGRVCDDPIADRMLQRIAADENLHMIFYRNMCSAALDLSPDQTLDAITLILENFQMPGAGMPNFRRNGVLMAKHGIYDTRQHLEEVVNPVLKKWRIFERDDFTARGEETRERLGLFLEKLGRDATKFEEQRDRMLAREAAKAEKSLASVSR, encoded by the coding sequence ATGGCAAAGGATCTGACTCAACTCGAGCTACTGGCGGAGTTGGAGCCGGTTGCCGCGGAAAACGTCAACCGCCACCTCTCCCTGGCCAAGGAATGGCACCCGCACGATTACGTGCCGTGGGACGAAGGCCGCAACTTCGCCGAAATGGGTGGCGTGGACTGGGATCCGTCGCAGTCGCGGCTGAGCGAGCTGGCCAAGGCGGCCATGATCACCAACCTGCTCACCGAGGACAACCTCCCCTCATACCACCGGGAGATCGCCGAGAACTTCTCCCAGGACGGCGCCTGGGGCACCTGGGTCGGCCGCTGGACCGCCGAGGAGAACCGGCACGGCATCGCCATCCGCGACTACCTCGTGGTGACCCGCGGCGTCGACCCGGTCGCGCTCGAGCAGGCGCGCATGATCCACATGACCAACGGATTCGCTTCTCCCGCCGAGGTATCCGAGATCGATGCCGGCTTCCTGTACTCGGTCGCCTACGTGACCTTCCAGGAACTCGCGACCCGCGTCGCGCACCGCAATACCGGCCGAGTCTGCGACGACCCCATCGCCGACCGCATGCTGCAGCGCATCGCCGCCGACGAGAACCTGCACATGATCTTCTACCGGAACATGTGCTCCGCGGCCCTCGACCTGTCGCCGGACCAGACCCTCGATGCCATCACCCTCATCCTGGAGAACTTCCAGATGCCGGGCGCGGGCATGCCCAACTTCCGGCGCAACGGCGTGCTCATGGCCAAGCACGGCATCTACGACACCCGCCAGCACCTGGAGGAAGTCGTGAACCCGGTGCTGAAGAAGTGGCGCATCTTCGAGCGCGACGACTTCACCGCCCGCGGCGAAGAGACCCGCGAACGCCTCGGCCTCTTCCTGGAGAAGCTGGGCCGGGACGCCACCAAGTTCGAAGAGCAGCGCGACCGCATGCTCGCCCGCGAGGCCGCCAAGGCCGAGAAGTCGCTGGCAAGCGTCTCCCGCTGA
- a CDS encoding DUF937 domain-containing protein, whose product MTSFDDLLSNVPVAQIADKLGVDEATATNAINAAIPVLLGGFQAQAGNPEEGLNLEGEVANQPVGLLDGGVNIDHVDTDSGDKIVDQTFGAEKNTVISALGNVGGGNSQDLMAKLLPMLAPIVLAYLGKKAMGGGGAAAGGEAAASGGGGIGDILGSLLGGATGGKGGGGLGDILGKAVGQNAGSVLGNVLGGLLGNKK is encoded by the coding sequence ATGACTTCCTTCGATGACCTGCTCTCCAATGTGCCCGTCGCACAGATCGCCGACAAGCTCGGCGTCGACGAAGCGACCGCGACCAACGCCATCAATGCGGCAATTCCGGTTCTCCTGGGCGGATTCCAGGCACAGGCCGGCAACCCCGAGGAAGGCCTGAATCTGGAGGGCGAAGTCGCCAACCAGCCCGTCGGCCTCCTCGATGGCGGCGTCAATATCGATCACGTGGATACGGACTCCGGTGACAAGATCGTCGATCAGACCTTCGGCGCCGAGAAGAACACCGTGATCAGTGCCCTCGGTAATGTCGGTGGCGGCAACAGCCAGGACCTGATGGCCAAGCTGCTGCCCATGCTGGCCCCGATCGTTCTCGCCTATCTTGGTAAGAAGGCAATGGGTGGCGGCGGCGCGGCCGCCGGCGGTGAGGCCGCGGCCAGTGGCGGCGGCGGCATCGGCGATATCCTCGGCAGCCTGCTCGGCGGAGCGACCGGCGGCAAGGGCGGCGGCGGTCTCGGAGACATCCTCGGGAAGGCCGTCGGCCAGAACGCCGGCAGCGTGCTCGGCAACGTTCTGGGCGGTTTGCTCGGCAACAAGAAGTGA
- a CDS encoding TetR/AcrR family transcriptional regulator: MARQQERARRTRAAIIRSAAVEFGKSGYAAASLNRILEGSRATKGAMYFHFDSKEDLARAVLEAAVDRYRVSTERWLGRGDLGPLDVLHGMIDEIALRLENDIIIQAEFRLIIEPEFYRDIQAGGGRILGRSIRLLAVRATEHKQLRGDTDTDRFTRTLAAALAGQRYIADVLGGPTDLRSRFTEALEMIVEATATPEWTEEFRRVGWKVSARLEDLNLGV; this comes from the coding sequence ATGGCACGGCAGCAAGAGCGGGCCCGCCGGACACGCGCGGCGATCATTCGGTCCGCCGCCGTTGAGTTCGGGAAGAGCGGCTATGCCGCTGCATCGCTCAACCGCATATTGGAAGGTTCACGCGCCACCAAGGGCGCCATGTACTTTCACTTCGACTCCAAGGAGGACCTGGCTCGCGCGGTCTTGGAAGCGGCTGTGGACCGCTACCGCGTATCCACTGAAAGATGGCTCGGCAGAGGGGATCTCGGACCCCTGGACGTGCTGCACGGGATGATCGACGAGATCGCGCTGCGGCTGGAGAACGACATCATCATCCAGGCCGAGTTCCGGCTCATCATCGAGCCGGAGTTCTACCGTGACATCCAGGCCGGTGGCGGTCGCATTCTCGGGCGGTCGATCCGGCTGCTCGCGGTGCGCGCCACCGAGCACAAACAGTTGCGCGGCGACACCGATACCGATCGCTTCACCCGCACGCTGGCGGCGGCCCTGGCCGGCCAGCGCTATATCGCCGATGTGCTGGGTGGTCCGACCGATCTGCGTTCCCGGTTCACCGAGGCGCTCGAGATGATCGTGGAAGCCACCGCGACTCCCGAGTGGACCGAGGAGTTCCGGCGGGTCGGCTGGAAGGTCTCCGCTCGGCTGGAAGATCTCAATTTGGGAGTCTGA